One region of Acidovorax sp. T1 genomic DNA includes:
- the mrdA gene encoding penicillin-binding protein 2, with the protein MTELRNVEAEASRFRTRVLVIGAVVFLAFCLIVARLLFLQVVRHEDLAAQAESNRTAIVPIVPNRGLILDRNGVVLATNYAAYTLEITPSRAGVLDETIDGLSKVVEIQTRDRRRFKRLMEESRNFESLPIRTRLTDEEVARFTAQRYRFPGVDVKARLFRNYPLGEVASHAIGYIGRINQAEKARIQDSDDEANYRGTEYIGKLGIEQSYEAALHGTTGVEQMETSAGGRAVRKLSSRAATPGDSVMLSIDIKLQKLIEELYGSRRGALVAIDPRNGEILALVSKPTFDPNLFVEGIDSENWAALNESIDKPLLNRALRGTYPPGSTYKPFMALAALQLNKRSPTLVMNDPGFYTFGGHTFRSHEGGLGGVDMHRAIQFSSNTYFYSLAVDMGVDAIHDFMKPLSFGQPTGIDLNGEVRGTLPSTEWKRNAYKRPDMKRWFPGETVSLGIGQGYNNFTMMQLALAQATMANGGIRYRPHMAKAVKNSITGVVTEIVQPAGENLGYLPKNVDIVRNAMVAVIKGGTGTRVFAGAPYTAGGKTGTAQAVSLGQNVRYNAKALEEHQRDHSLFTAFAPAEAPTIALALIVENAGFGAAHAAPIARRVFDYWLTGEYPSEADIAAVQKGQASAPIGKPRAAADVPLLAP; encoded by the coding sequence ATGACGGAACTGCGCAACGTCGAGGCCGAGGCATCGCGTTTTCGCACGCGCGTGTTGGTGATTGGTGCAGTGGTTTTTCTGGCGTTCTGCCTGATCGTGGCACGCCTGCTCTTTTTGCAGGTAGTGCGGCACGAAGACCTCGCGGCGCAGGCCGAGAGCAACCGCACGGCGATCGTTCCCATCGTTCCCAACCGCGGTCTCATCCTGGACCGCAACGGCGTGGTGCTGGCAACCAACTATGCGGCCTACACGCTCGAAATCACGCCATCGCGGGCGGGAGTGCTGGATGAAACCATTGATGGCTTGTCGAAGGTGGTGGAGATACAGACCCGGGACCGCCGCCGCTTCAAGCGATTGATGGAAGAGTCGCGCAATTTCGAATCGCTGCCCATCCGCACCCGCCTGACGGACGAGGAGGTGGCGCGCTTTACGGCGCAGCGCTACCGATTCCCCGGTGTGGACGTCAAGGCACGGCTCTTTCGTAACTATCCCCTGGGGGAAGTCGCAAGCCACGCCATCGGCTACATCGGGCGCATCAACCAGGCGGAGAAGGCCCGGATACAGGACTCCGACGACGAGGCCAACTACCGCGGCACCGAGTACATCGGCAAACTGGGCATTGAGCAGAGTTACGAAGCGGCATTGCACGGCACCACGGGCGTGGAGCAGATGGAGACATCGGCAGGCGGCCGGGCCGTGCGCAAGCTGTCCAGCCGCGCGGCCACGCCCGGCGACAGCGTGATGCTGTCGATCGACATCAAACTGCAAAAGCTCATTGAAGAGTTGTATGGATCCCGCCGCGGCGCACTGGTGGCCATCGACCCGCGCAACGGCGAAATCCTGGCGCTGGTCAGCAAGCCCACGTTCGACCCCAACCTGTTTGTCGAGGGCATCGATTCGGAAAACTGGGCCGCGCTCAACGAGTCCATCGACAAGCCGCTGCTCAACCGCGCCTTGCGCGGCACCTACCCGCCTGGCTCCACCTACAAGCCCTTCATGGCGCTGGCGGCGCTGCAGTTGAATAAGCGCTCGCCCACCCTGGTGATGAACGACCCGGGTTTCTACACTTTTGGCGGCCACACCTTTCGCAGCCACGAAGGGGGGCTGGGCGGCGTGGACATGCACCGGGCCATCCAGTTTTCGAGCAACACCTACTTTTACTCGCTGGCCGTGGACATGGGCGTCGATGCCATTCACGATTTCATGAAACCGCTGAGCTTTGGCCAGCCGACCGGCATTGATCTCAATGGCGAGGTGCGCGGCACGCTGCCCAGCACCGAGTGGAAGCGCAACGCCTACAAGCGCCCGGACATGAAGCGCTGGTTCCCTGGCGAAACTGTGTCGCTGGGCATCGGTCAGGGCTACAACAACTTCACCATGATGCAGCTGGCGCTGGCGCAGGCCACCATGGCCAACGGCGGAATCCGCTATCGCCCGCACATGGCCAAGGCCGTGAAGAATTCGATCACGGGGGTGGTGACCGAGATCGTCCAGCCGGCAGGTGAAAACCTCGGCTATCTGCCCAAAAACGTGGACATCGTGCGCAATGCGATGGTGGCCGTGATCAAGGGTGGCACAGGTACGCGCGTGTTTGCGGGGGCCCCCTACACCGCAGGCGGCAAGACCGGCACGGCCCAGGCGGTGAGCCTCGGACAGAACGTGCGCTACAACGCCAAGGCGCTGGAGGAACACCAGCGTGACCACTCCCTCTTCACGGCGTTCGCGCCTGCCGAAGCCCCCACGATTGCTCTGGCACTGATTGTCGAAAACGCCGGCTTTGGCGCCGCGCACGCAGCGCCCATTGCGCGCAGGGTGTTCGATTACTGGTTGACGGGGGAATATCCGAGCGAGGCAGACATTGCGGCCGTGCAAAAGGGGCAGGCCTCGGCCCCCATCGGCAAGCCGCGTGCCGCTGCCGATGTTCCGCTGCTGGCACCTTAG
- the mreD gene encoding rod shape-determining protein MreD, with protein MIMPRGQPLLLPVNPVFIVASLLVGLAINFLPLGRVVWTPDILLLLLAFWVVHQPQRVGMGVAFVLGLCMDVHQSSWLGQHALVYTVLSFGAMAMHRRLLWFSVPSQALQVFLLFLLAHAVELLLRMVGGGIFPGLWGLLAPVLEALLWPLASWVLLAPQRRPPDRDENRPL; from the coding sequence ATGATCATGCCGCGCGGGCAGCCATTGCTGCTGCCAGTCAATCCCGTTTTCATTGTCGCCAGCCTGCTGGTGGGCTTGGCGATCAACTTTTTGCCGCTCGGACGGGTGGTCTGGACTCCCGACATCCTGTTGCTGCTGCTGGCATTTTGGGTGGTGCACCAGCCCCAGCGCGTCGGCATGGGAGTCGCCTTCGTGCTGGGCCTGTGCATGGATGTCCACCAGTCGTCCTGGCTGGGTCAGCATGCCCTGGTCTATACGGTGCTGTCATTTGGCGCGATGGCAATGCATCGCCGTCTGCTGTGGTTCAGTGTTCCATCCCAGGCGCTGCAGGTGTTCCTCTTGTTTTTGCTGGCCCATGCGGTGGAGCTGTTGCTGCGCATGGTGGGTGGCGGAATCTTTCCTGGTCTCTGGGGCTTGCTCGCGCCTGTGTTGGAGGCCTTGCTCTGGCCCTTGGCCAGCTGGGTGCTGCTGGCGCCGCAGCGTCGTCCGCCTGATCGCGATGAGAACCGGCCCCTGTGA
- a CDS encoding ABC transporter substrate-binding protein, translating into MKLFQFIASAVALCAAFSVQARSLDEIKKGGKIIVATEGQFAPFNYFKGTTLTGFEVEVAELAAKKMGLKIEWKTIGFDALLTGLKQDRWDLVIASHGVTDERAKAVTFTAPHYCSGGMVIAMDPAIRSAKDLAGKIVAVQTGTSYLENVQKVTTIKEMKNFPTDVDARSALTSRRVDAWVTDRFVAKEVVAKNPKAGLQLGEMVFIERIASAVAKGNQPLADAWSKALAETMADGSYAAVSKKYFNEDVRCN; encoded by the coding sequence ATGAAGCTCTTCCAGTTCATCGCCTCCGCTGTGGCTCTGTGTGCCGCCTTTTCCGTGCAGGCCCGCTCCCTCGATGAGATCAAGAAGGGTGGCAAGATCATTGTGGCCACTGAAGGACAATTTGCGCCCTTCAATTACTTCAAGGGCACCACGCTGACGGGCTTCGAGGTGGAAGTGGCAGAACTCGCAGCCAAGAAGATGGGACTGAAAATCGAGTGGAAAACCATCGGTTTCGATGCCCTGCTGACCGGCCTGAAGCAGGACCGCTGGGACCTGGTGATCGCATCGCATGGCGTGACCGACGAGCGCGCCAAGGCCGTCACGTTCACCGCGCCGCACTATTGCTCTGGCGGCATGGTGATTGCCATGGACCCCGCAATCCGCAGCGCCAAGGACCTGGCCGGCAAGATCGTCGCCGTGCAGACCGGCACGAGCTACCTGGAAAATGTCCAGAAGGTCACGACCATCAAGGAAATGAAGAACTTCCCCACCGATGTGGATGCGCGCAGCGCGCTCACCTCGCGCCGGGTGGACGCCTGGGTGACCGACCGTTTCGTCGCCAAGGAAGTGGTGGCGAAGAACCCCAAGGCAGGTCTCCAACTGGGTGAAATGGTGTTCATCGAGCGCATCGCCTCGGCGGTTGCCAAGGGCAACCAGCCCCTGGCCGATGCGTGGAGCAAGGCCCTGGCCGAAACCATGGCCGATGGCAGCTACGCCGCCGTGTCGAAAAAGTACTTCAACGAAGACGTACGCTGCAACTGA
- a CDS encoding amino acid ABC transporter permease, protein MLIALWPRHWSRPQRSNATLIAALVLMVFMLALLGQILSLFPEPIGSNAQAFSDGARTTLWLTLISGAVGLVLGTAAALARTARWIGLRWLAGFYIWAIRGTPLLVQILFVYFALPVLVPGLNLPDFAAAVVALGLNVGAYNAEAIRAGLLAVPRGQTEAARALGLGHGHVFFDVVFPQAFKISLPPLVSNFVALLKDSSLAYAIGVVELTNVGNRIQSATFQPIATLTTVALTYLLLTTLVTQLSNAIEHRFDVEGRIQ, encoded by the coding sequence ATGCTCATAGCCCTTTGGCCGCGCCACTGGAGCCGCCCGCAGCGTAGCAATGCCACGCTGATTGCGGCCCTGGTCCTGATGGTGTTCATGCTGGCCCTCCTCGGCCAGATACTTTCACTTTTTCCCGAACCCATCGGCTCCAACGCACAGGCGTTTTCCGATGGCGCGCGAACCACGCTGTGGTTGACGCTGATCAGCGGCGCGGTGGGCCTGGTGCTGGGCACAGCGGCCGCACTGGCGCGCACCGCCCGCTGGATCGGCTTGCGCTGGCTGGCGGGTTTCTACATCTGGGCCATTCGCGGAACGCCGCTGCTGGTCCAGATCCTGTTTGTTTACTTCGCGCTTCCGGTCCTGGTGCCTGGACTGAACCTGCCCGACTTTGCCGCCGCCGTCGTGGCACTGGGGTTGAACGTGGGCGCCTACAACGCCGAGGCCATTCGCGCGGGCCTGCTGGCGGTGCCCCGGGGGCAGACGGAAGCGGCACGCGCGCTGGGTCTTGGGCACGGCCATGTGTTTTTCGATGTGGTGTTTCCGCAGGCTTTCAAGATATCGCTGCCTCCCCTGGTCAGCAACTTCGTGGCACTGCTCAAGGATTCCTCGCTGGCCTACGCGATTGGCGTGGTCGAACTGACCAATGTGGGCAACCGCATCCAGTCCGCAACCTTTCAGCCCATTGCCACGCTGACCACCGTGGCCCTGACCTACCTGCTGCTGACCACGCTGGTAACGCAGCTTTCCAACGCCATCGAACACCGTTTTGATGTCGAAGGACGCATCCAATGA
- a CDS encoding amino acid ABC transporter ATP-binding protein — protein MSDPTPYIVAENVCKSFGTNQVLKDVSTHFNTGEVTVIIGASGSGKSTLLRAINRLEPHDSGTIRIGGVPVTDDPRTLQQQRCEVGMVFQQFNLFGHMSALDNVALAPRRLRHLARAQANEQAMTLLRRVGMQDHAHKYPWQLSGGQQQRVAIARALAMAPKVMLFDEPTSALDPEMVQEVLDVMRELARGGMTMIVVTHEMGFAREVSDRVLFFDKGRIAHDAPPAEFFNNPGNDRIRAFIGRMGA, from the coding sequence ATGAGCGACCCGACGCCTTACATCGTGGCAGAGAATGTCTGCAAGTCCTTTGGCACGAACCAGGTGCTTAAGGATGTGTCCACGCACTTCAACACTGGCGAGGTGACCGTCATCATTGGCGCGTCAGGCTCGGGGAAAAGCACCCTGCTGCGCGCCATCAACCGGCTGGAACCGCACGACAGCGGCACCATCCGCATCGGTGGCGTGCCCGTCACGGACGATCCCCGCACCCTGCAACAGCAGCGCTGCGAGGTGGGCATGGTGTTCCAGCAGTTCAACCTGTTTGGCCACATGAGCGCACTCGACAACGTTGCCCTGGCCCCGCGGCGCCTGCGCCATCTCGCCAGGGCCCAGGCCAACGAGCAGGCGATGACCCTGCTGCGCCGCGTGGGCATGCAGGACCATGCGCATAAGTACCCCTGGCAGTTGTCCGGGGGGCAGCAGCAGCGCGTGGCCATCGCCCGCGCCCTGGCCATGGCGCCGAAGGTGATGCTCTTTGACGAGCCGACCTCGGCGCTCGACCCCGAGATGGTGCAGGAAGTGCTCGACGTGATGCGCGAACTGGCGCGCGGCGGCATGACCATGATCGTGGTGACCCACGAGATGGGCTTTGCACGCGAGGTGTCGGACCGTGTGCTGTTTTTCGATAAGGGGCGCATTGCGCACGATGCGCCCCCTGCCGAGTTCTTCAACAATCCCGGAAACGACCGTATCCGCGCCTTCATTGGCCGGATGGGTGCCTGA
- a CDS encoding rod shape-determining protein codes for MFGAFRRYFSTDLAIDLGTANTLIFARDKGIVLDEPSVVAIRHEGGPHGKKVIQAVGREAKAMLGKVPGNIEAIRPMKDGVIADFVITEQMIKQFIKMVHPRTLFTPSPRIIICVPCGSTQVERRAIKDAAEAAGATAVYLIEEPMAAGIGAGLPVSEASGSMVVDIGGGTTEVGVISLGGMVYKGSVRVGGDKFDEAIISYIRRNYGMLIGEPTAEAIKKNIGSAFPGSEVREMEVKGRNLSEGVPRSFTISSNEVLEALTDPLNQIVSAVKNALEQTPPELGADIADRGMMLTGGGALLRDLDRLLAEETGLPVLVAEDPLTCVVRGCGIALERMDRLGSIFTSE; via the coding sequence ATGTTCGGAGCTTTCCGTCGGTATTTCTCCACCGACCTTGCCATTGATCTTGGCACCGCCAACACCCTCATATTCGCCCGCGACAAAGGCATTGTGCTCGATGAGCCCTCGGTCGTCGCCATTCGCCACGAAGGCGGACCCCACGGCAAAAAAGTGATTCAGGCCGTGGGCCGTGAAGCCAAGGCCATGCTGGGCAAGGTGCCGGGCAACATCGAAGCCATCCGGCCCATGAAGGACGGCGTGATCGCCGACTTTGTGATCACCGAGCAGATGATCAAGCAGTTCATCAAGATGGTGCACCCGCGCACACTGTTCACCCCCAGCCCGCGCATCATTATCTGCGTGCCTTGCGGCTCGACCCAGGTCGAGCGCCGCGCCATCAAGGACGCGGCCGAAGCTGCAGGCGCCACCGCTGTCTATCTGATCGAAGAGCCCATGGCTGCCGGTATCGGCGCAGGTTTGCCGGTTAGCGAGGCCAGCGGTTCCATGGTCGTGGACATTGGCGGTGGCACCACCGAGGTGGGCGTGATCTCGCTGGGCGGCATGGTTTACAAGGGCAGTGTGCGTGTGGGTGGCGACAAGTTTGACGAAGCCATCATCAGCTACATCCGCCGCAACTACGGCATGCTGATCGGCGAGCCCACGGCCGAAGCCATCAAGAAGAACATCGGCTCGGCCTTCCCCGGCTCTGAAGTGCGTGAGATGGAAGTCAAGGGCCGCAACCTGAGCGAAGGCGTACCGCGCAGCTTCACCATTTCTTCCAACGAAGTGCTGGAAGCCCTGACCGACCCGCTCAACCAGATCGTTTCGGCCGTGAAGAACGCGCTGGAACAAACGCCTCCAGAACTGGGCGCCGACATTGCCGACCGCGGCATGATGCTCACCGGTGGTGGTGCGCTGCTGCGCGACTTGGACCGCCTGCTGGCCGAAGAAACCGGCCTGCCCGTGCTGGTGGCCGAAGATCCGCTGACCTGTGTGGTGCGAGGCTGCGGCATTGCGCTGGAGCGCATGGACCGCCTGGGCAGCATTTTTACCAGCGAGTAA
- a CDS encoding DMT family transporter has product MRSERFGLIALLVVTTVWGTTFPAMKLLSAHLDALQIIWLRFALALLVLAPLWVGMRPQERLWGCALGLLLFLAFWLQIEGLARTSSNRNAFVTGLNVLVVPLIAMAALGRRYGWRLWAACAMAFAGMALMFHENEPWNLGDSLTLASTVFYAIYILVLEECARRNSAHPLRATRMAAAQATVMCAAATVLLLARDGSMDWLQSLGSLQTSSWLALVYLGFLASVVVVTLQAWGQQRVDAMRSAIVFGLEPVFAALTAWALLGESLGWHGLSGAALIVAALVFSQLQPPQRTAATPAA; this is encoded by the coding sequence ATGCGATCTGAACGTTTTGGCCTCATCGCCCTGCTGGTGGTGACCACTGTGTGGGGAACCACCTTCCCCGCCATGAAGCTGCTGTCGGCGCACCTCGATGCCCTGCAGATCATCTGGTTGCGTTTTGCCCTGGCCCTTTTGGTGCTGGCCCCGCTGTGGGTGGGCATGCGGCCCCAGGAACGCCTGTGGGGTTGCGCACTGGGGCTGCTGCTGTTTCTGGCGTTCTGGCTCCAGATTGAAGGTCTGGCACGCACCAGCAGCAATCGCAATGCGTTTGTTACCGGACTCAATGTGCTCGTGGTGCCCCTGATCGCCATGGCGGCCCTGGGTCGCCGCTATGGCTGGCGCCTGTGGGCGGCCTGCGCCATGGCCTTCGCCGGCATGGCACTGATGTTCCACGAGAACGAGCCCTGGAATCTGGGCGATTCGCTCACGCTGGCCAGCACGGTGTTCTATGCCATCTATATCTTGGTGCTGGAAGAATGCGCACGCCGCAACTCGGCGCACCCGCTGCGCGCCACGCGCATGGCCGCCGCACAGGCCACCGTGATGTGCGCGGCCGCCACGGTGCTGCTGTTGGCGCGCGATGGCAGCATGGACTGGTTGCAATCACTGGGCAGCCTGCAGACGTCAAGCTGGCTGGCGCTCGTGTACCTGGGTTTCCTGGCCAGCGTGGTCGTGGTGACGTTGCAGGCCTGGGGCCAGCAGCGCGTGGATGCCATGCGCAGTGCCATCGTGTTTGGCCTGGAGCCGGTTTTCGCCGCCCTGACCGCCTGGGCGTTGCTGGGCGAAAGCCTGGGATGGCACGGGCTGAGCGGAGCGGCGTTGATTGTGGCTGCGCTGGTTTTCAGCCAGCTCCAGCCACCCCAACGGACTGCAGCCACCCCGGCCGCCTGA
- the mreC gene encoding rod shape-determining protein MreC: MSLGTLERSAPPFFKQGPSALSKLALYSALALFLMVADARFQLTGALRQAVAAVIYPVQWLMLQPVEFIAQGSGYFQSLRKAQEDADAARKQMTLMSQRSIQAEQLMQENARLRQLLDLRTRLETPAQAAQVLYDTADPYTRRVVVDRGRTAGVELGAPVLDEKGVLGQVTRVHPFVSEVTLLIDRDQAIPVLNIRTGVRGVAYGDPVAGHAGGMELRFMPANADILEGDLLTTSGVDGLYPPGLPVAKVVRVERRADSAFARIYCAPVAGVQGARHVMLLKPAAEPMPERPEPDAALPGKKGARK; this comes from the coding sequence ATGTCGCTCGGAACGCTTGAGCGCAGTGCGCCGCCATTTTTCAAGCAAGGGCCGTCGGCCCTTTCCAAGCTGGCCCTCTACAGCGCGTTGGCGCTGTTTTTGATGGTGGCGGATGCGCGCTTTCAGCTCACGGGCGCGTTGCGCCAGGCGGTGGCTGCTGTTATTTACCCGGTGCAATGGCTGATGCTCCAGCCGGTCGAATTCATCGCGCAGGGAAGTGGTTACTTCCAGTCGCTGCGCAAGGCCCAGGAAGACGCCGATGCGGCGCGCAAGCAAATGACCCTGATGTCACAGCGCTCGATCCAGGCGGAGCAGCTGATGCAGGAAAACGCGCGGTTGCGTCAGTTGCTGGACCTTCGAACCCGGTTGGAAACCCCCGCCCAGGCGGCACAGGTGCTCTATGACACTGCGGATCCTTACACCCGGCGGGTTGTGGTGGACCGGGGCCGAACGGCAGGGGTGGAGCTGGGTGCGCCAGTGCTCGACGAGAAGGGGGTGCTGGGGCAGGTCACGCGCGTGCATCCGTTCGTGAGCGAGGTCACCTTGCTGATTGACCGCGACCAAGCCATCCCGGTACTGAACATTCGCACCGGTGTTCGGGGCGTCGCCTACGGAGACCCGGTGGCGGGCCATGCCGGGGGCATGGAACTGCGCTTCATGCCGGCGAACGCCGACATCCTTGAGGGGGATCTGCTCACCACCAGCGGTGTCGATGGGCTGTATCCACCGGGTTTGCCCGTCGCCAAGGTGGTGCGTGTGGAGCGGCGGGCCGATTCGGCCTTTGCCCGTATTTATTGCGCCCCCGTCGCCGGGGTCCAAGGGGCCCGCCACGTGATGCTGCTCAAGCCGGCGGCAGAGCCCATGCCAGAGCGTCCCGAACCCGACGCGGCGCTTCCTGGCAAGAAGGGGGCGCGCAAGTGA
- a CDS encoding sulfite exporter TauE/SafE family protein has protein sequence MEWIFITLASLLAGFVDAIVGGGGLVMVPALFAAFPGAPPATLLGTNKAASVWGTAMATWQYSRRVQIRWPAMLPAAAAGFVGAFAGAWTVTVMSADFLRKLLPLVLLGVLAYTLAKKELGRHHTPRYAGRAEVLAACLIGVLIGFYDGFFGPGTGSFFVFLFVRLLGYDFLNASASAKLLNCATNIAAIALFAAKGHVWWHYAVTLAVANVLGSLLGTHMALKHGAGFVRGIFIVVVGSLILKTGYDAFLR, from the coding sequence ATGGAATGGATTTTTATCACCCTGGCCTCGCTGCTCGCAGGCTTTGTGGATGCGATTGTTGGCGGAGGGGGGCTGGTGATGGTGCCGGCGCTGTTTGCGGCTTTTCCGGGCGCGCCACCGGCCACGCTGCTGGGCACCAACAAGGCGGCATCGGTGTGGGGAACGGCCATGGCCACCTGGCAGTACAGCCGGCGCGTGCAGATCCGCTGGCCCGCCATGCTGCCCGCTGCAGCGGCCGGATTCGTGGGCGCATTCGCCGGCGCATGGACGGTCACGGTCATGTCGGCCGACTTCCTGCGCAAGCTGCTACCGCTCGTCCTGCTGGGCGTGCTGGCCTACACGCTTGCCAAAAAGGAGCTGGGTCGGCACCACACACCGCGCTATGCCGGCCGGGCCGAAGTGCTGGCGGCCTGCCTGATCGGTGTGCTCATCGGTTTTTATGACGGCTTCTTCGGGCCCGGCACTGGCAGTTTCTTCGTCTTCCTGTTCGTGCGGCTGCTGGGCTACGACTTTCTGAACGCGTCGGCCTCGGCCAAGTTGCTCAACTGCGCCACCAACATTGCCGCCATTGCGCTGTTTGCCGCCAAGGGCCATGTGTGGTGGCACTACGCCGTGACGCTCGCCGTGGCCAACGTGCTGGGCAGCCTGCTGGGCACGCACATGGCGCTCAAGCACGGCGCGGGCTTTGTGCGGGGCATCTTCATCGTGGTCGTGGGCAGCCTGATCCTCAAGACGGGCTACGACGCCTTCCTGCGCTGA